Below is a window of Dietzia timorensis DNA.
GTATTGATCGATCGCATCAGCGTCTGGTTGACGGCGAGGTTCGCTTCTTCGGCATAGGTGAACTTCGACCTGTGTCTGATGCCCGCGGTGTTCTCCTGCACCTTGTCGAAGACGACCACGGTGTCGTAGAGCGCGAAGCCGAGAATCGTGAGAAGGCCGATGACCATGGCCGGGGTGACTTCCCACCCGACGATCGAATATATGCCCGCCGTGAACACGAGGACGTACAACATCGACACCATCGCGGCTGCGGACATGGCTGCCTCGAATCGAATCATGATGTAGACGAACACGATGGCGACGAACGCGATGAGCGCGATGATCGCCTGCTTTGTGACCGCGCTACCCCATGATTCGGAGCGGTTCGAGTCACCGATGGCATTGGGTGAGACCTCGCCCGCGGCGTTCATCGGCTGATATTCCTCGAACAGTGCGTTCTTCGCATCCGTGATCTGTTGCGTGCTCAGGAACGGCATCTGGATCTCGACCTGTCGGCCGCCGCCGGCGCCGATGAGCTGCGCCTCGGCAACCTCTTCCCCGGTCGCATCCGAGACGATCTGGGAAGCCACCTCGGTATCGACGCCCTCCGCTGGCACGGACAGCTTGGTGCCGCCCTCGAAATCGATGCCGAGCGAGAAGCCGCGGAAAACGATGCTGCCGAGGCACACGAGGAGGATGATCAGCGAGATCGTGTAGTAGAACTTGCGTTTCTGCACGATCGGGAAGCCGCCTGTACCCGTGTAGAGGCGGTTGAGCCAGCTTTCCTTCTTTGCCGTGTCATTGGGGACGGGGGCGTCCGCCGAGTCTTTCGGCTGATCGACTGTGGTGCTCATCAGGCGTCGTCCCCCTTGGACTGAGAAGAAGGTGTGCTGCCGGCCGTGGTCGCGGCATCCTCGGCTGCGGCGTTGCGTCGCGCGGCCTCGTTTCGGTGCTCGGCGACAGCCTTGACGCGGAGATCCTCCATGGCGCCGAGACCGTTCATCGAGTTCTT
It encodes the following:
- the secF gene encoding protein translocase subunit SecF, which encodes MSTTVDQPKDSADAPVPNDTAKKESWLNRLYTGTGGFPIVQKRKFYYTISLIILLVCLGSIVFRGFSLGIDFEGGTKLSVPAEGVDTEVASQIVSDATGEEVAEAQLIGAGGGRQVEIQMPFLSTQQITDAKNALFEEYQPMNAAGEVSPNAIGDSNRSESWGSAVTKQAIIALIAFVAIVFVYIMIRFEAAMSAAAMVSMLYVLVFTAGIYSIVGWEVTPAMVIGLLTILGFALYDTVVVFDKVQENTAGIRHRSKFTYAEEANLAVNQTLMRSINTTVISLLPLAALVIIAVVILGVGTLRDLALVQVVGIFTGTLSSIFLATPLLVDIKTRRKDIKKHDEAVLRRRRQAETASA